One genomic region from Gemmatimonadaceae bacterium encodes:
- a CDS encoding alanine racemase — protein MQLEDLPTPCLVLDRGILERNLRRMSSAMHRLGVSLRPHMKTAKSADVARMAVAGEAGGITVSTLAEAEYFAERGFQDITIAAGTTPAKLDRIQGFISNDLILNVITDDVAVARAIASHAAPVRALIEIDSGENRGGVDPEGDAVIEIGRALGEKLSGVLTHAGHSYECRTVEQVREVAEQERVAVTTAAERLRSSGMACETVSVGSTPTMSHVDRLDGVTEVRPGVYMFCDLFQAAIRSCTRDDIALTVLASVIGCRPDANQIVLDAGALALSKDRSTASTPEDAGFGLVWDLDGKPGFGECVIHEAYQEHGVARGLDGGLKLPFDELKVGTKVRVAMNHSCLTAAAHDRYYVVDGSREVIDEWGRVNGW, from the coding sequence GTGCAGCTAGAGGATCTTCCGACTCCCTGCCTGGTGCTCGACCGCGGCATACTCGAGCGAAACCTTCGTCGCATGAGCTCGGCGATGCACCGCCTTGGTGTCTCGCTGCGGCCGCACATGAAGACAGCGAAATCGGCGGACGTCGCGCGCATGGCGGTCGCGGGCGAAGCGGGTGGCATCACGGTCTCAACGCTCGCCGAGGCGGAGTATTTCGCGGAGCGCGGATTTCAGGACATAACAATCGCGGCGGGGACGACCCCGGCGAAGCTCGACCGGATTCAGGGTTTTATTAGTAACGACTTGATACTAAACGTAATAACCGATGACGTCGCGGTGGCCCGTGCAATCGCCAGCCATGCCGCTCCTGTCCGTGCTTTGATCGAGATCGATTCAGGCGAAAATCGAGGGGGTGTCGATCCGGAAGGCGACGCCGTCATCGAGATCGGCCGAGCTCTCGGAGAAAAACTGTCGGGCGTGCTGACCCATGCTGGCCATTCGTACGAGTGTCGAACGGTCGAGCAGGTGCGGGAAGTAGCGGAGCAGGAGCGTGTGGCCGTGACGACTGCGGCCGAGCGCTTACGCTCGAGCGGGATGGCGTGCGAGACTGTTTCGGTGGGATCGACTCCGACGATGTCGCACGTCGATCGGCTCGATGGCGTGACCGAGGTCCGGCCCGGAGTGTACATGTTCTGTGACCTGTTCCAGGCGGCTATCCGGTCGTGCACGCGCGACGACATTGCGCTCACGGTGCTCGCTTCGGTGATTGGCTGCCGGCCGGATGCGAACCAGATTGTCCTCGATGCCGGAGCGCTGGCCCTCTCGAAGGACCGGAGCACGGCGAGCACGCCGGAGGACGCCGGTTTCGGCCTGGTATGGGATCTGGACGGCAAGCCCGGCTTCGGTGAATGCGTTATCCATGAAGCGTATCAGGAGCATGGAGTCGCGAGAGGTCTCGACGGGGGACTCAAGCTGCCATTCGACGAGTTGAAGGTTGGCACCAAGGTCCGCGTCGCGATGAATCATTCGTGCCTCACGGCCGCGGCGCACGACCGGTATTACGTAGTGGACGGCAGCCGGGAAGTGATCGACGAGTGGGGGCGGGTGAACGGCTGGTAA
- a CDS encoding Spy/CpxP family protein refolding chaperone — translation MRRIALISLAAVSLAACSAESTAPSASDEQVNEFAASAFGNALTSAGGYDPDLYEARLTNAFPDEIKLTDEQRAKIRTLVEAFKVATKADRDALNLILRQAMEAVRAGKSRAEVIAILDKGLVIRDRLRAAETTLKTQIEAILTAEQRAWLAAHTPQRCDPSKFVPLTDAQKAQMRALEAAFQEANKADLAAVKAAFEQVKAGLAAGKTREELKSILDSVLPAIQRLEAARRALHQQLQAVLTPEQKASRCLPLG, via the coding sequence ATGCGCAGGATCGCTCTGATTTCGCTGGCCGCCGTGTCGCTCGCTGCATGCTCAGCCGAGAGTACCGCCCCTTCCGCCAGCGACGAGCAGGTCAACGAGTTCGCGGCGTCGGCGTTTGGAAACGCGCTGACTTCGGCTGGAGGATACGACCCGGACCTCTACGAGGCCCGTCTGACCAACGCGTTCCCGGACGAGATCAAGCTCACCGATGAGCAACGCGCGAAGATCAGAACACTGGTCGAGGCTTTCAAAGTGGCGACCAAAGCGGACCGTGATGCACTCAACCTCATTCTCCGGCAGGCAATGGAAGCGGTTCGCGCCGGCAAGTCGCGCGCGGAGGTGATCGCGATACTCGACAAAGGTCTCGTGATTCGCGACCGGTTGAGGGCTGCCGAAACAACCCTCAAGACTCAGATCGAAGCGATCCTGACGGCCGAGCAGCGCGCATGGCTCGCCGCGCATACGCCGCAGCGGTGCGATCCGAGCAAGTTCGTTCCGCTTACGGATGCGCAGAAGGCGCAGATGAGAGCACTCGAGGCCGCGTTCCAGGAAGCCAACAAGGCTGATCTCGCCGCGGTGAAGGCTGCATTCGAACAGGTTAAGGCCGGGCTCGCCGCAGGAAAGACGAGGGAAGAGCTGAAATCCATTCTCGACTCGGTGCTGCCCGCGATCCAGAGGCTCGAAGCTGCGCGCCGGGCACTCCATCAACAGCTGCAGGCGGTGCTGACTCCCGAGCAGAAGGCATCGCGCTGCCTGCCACTCGGCTAG
- a CDS encoding HAD family hydrolase — MLRGVIFDIDGTLVDSNGAHARSWVETLAEAGYDVPFEVIWPMIGMGGDKLLPSAIGIESESPPGKKLTTRRWEIFEKKYLPALRPTPGARALAERLKDDGLRLVVASSAGGNELEQLLEAAGVADLMDARTSSSDVEESKPDPDIVEAAVRRSRLKPENLVMLGDTPYDVQAAIGAHVNLIALLCGGWTIAELSGAIAVYDDPADLLRWYDDSPLSVRAFAH; from the coding sequence GTGCTACGTGGAGTAATCTTCGACATTGACGGTACGCTCGTAGACAGCAACGGCGCGCACGCCCGCTCGTGGGTGGAGACACTAGCCGAAGCCGGATACGACGTGCCGTTCGAGGTGATATGGCCGATGATCGGGATGGGTGGGGACAAGCTCCTCCCCTCCGCGATTGGGATCGAGTCGGAGAGCCCTCCCGGAAAGAAGCTGACGACACGACGCTGGGAGATATTCGAGAAGAAATATCTCCCAGCTTTGCGTCCGACACCGGGAGCACGCGCGCTGGCGGAGCGCTTGAAGGACGACGGCCTCAGGCTCGTCGTCGCAAGCTCGGCCGGTGGAAACGAGCTCGAGCAGCTGCTCGAGGCCGCGGGCGTGGCTGACCTGATGGATGCGCGGACATCATCGAGCGATGTCGAGGAATCGAAGCCCGACCCGGACATTGTCGAGGCGGCTGTACGACGCAGCAGACTCAAGCCCGAAAACCTTGTAATGCTCGGTGACACGCCGTACGACGTGCAGGCTGCGATCGGTGCGCACGTGAATCTCATAGCGCTACTATGTGGTGGCTGGACGATCGCCGAGCTGAGCGGGGCGATCGCCGTATACGACGATCCTGCGGATCTGCTCAGGTGGTACGACGACTCGCCTTTATCCGTCAGAGCGTTCGCGCACTAG
- a CDS encoding Uma2 family endonuclease: MALRSAPSFVRDAEWTGIPVWRYNMGMAIAIPRYTIEDLESFPDDGNRYELLDGILLVTPGAGRPHQIIANRIQYRLTQALELTGHAFVAGPGVVVRAPRTQLQPDILVTSSRFDPNIEWDKISEHWLAVEVLSRSSRVYDREFKRDAYFVLGVKQVWLVDRRARTIEVSVAPGPQEIVQDTIRWRVPTLEVIVSISVDEVFSGLE; encoded by the coding sequence ATGGCTCTCCGTTCTGCGCCTAGCTTCGTGCGGGATGCCGAGTGGACAGGCATTCCGGTATGGAGGTACAATATGGGAATGGCGATCGCGATTCCGCGCTATACGATCGAGGATCTGGAGAGCTTCCCGGACGACGGGAATCGGTACGAGCTGCTCGATGGGATACTACTCGTGACGCCCGGCGCTGGGCGCCCGCACCAAATCATCGCGAACCGGATACAGTACCGTCTTACACAAGCCCTTGAATTGACCGGTCATGCTTTCGTCGCGGGCCCCGGCGTCGTCGTTCGTGCGCCCCGGACGCAACTGCAGCCGGATATCCTGGTCACTTCGTCGCGCTTCGATCCGAACATCGAATGGGACAAGATCAGCGAGCACTGGCTCGCCGTCGAAGTCCTGAGCCGGTCTTCACGCGTGTACGACCGGGAGTTCAAGCGCGACGCATACTTTGTGCTCGGGGTCAAGCAGGTGTGGCTGGTAGACCGTCGCGCCAGGACCATCGAAGTTTCCGTTGCGCCCGGGCCCCAGGAAATTGTTCAGGATACGATTCGATGGCGTGTACCAACGCTCGAGGTTATCGTCTCCATCTCCGTCGATGAGGTCTTCTCGGGGTTAGAGTAG
- a CDS encoding zinc-dependent metalloprotease, with product MMKSIVLAASLGTFTGSCMIPGPQTAPAPARGARAGVVIVGDSARPNPNDPRPYQRVITRDAKTRVGMFKTHIIGDRLYFEIPRKELNRDMLMVGRFERAAVTPGDFEGYGGDQFTERVLRWERSGNRVILRSPSFAITADSTLPVASAVMASNNPAVVAIFPVETYGPDSAAVIDVTRLYTTNVPEFASSRGFIDERRSFIEKAVAFPENVEVEATQTATPPPTVGPGPQTTPRGPIPAQSVVAHWSMVHLPDRPMMPRYYDDRIGYFSAQQIDFGSEQHRSVQRRYITRYRLEKKDPTAALSEPVKPIVYYIDPATPKKWIRYVKAGIEEWQPAFEAAGFKNGIIAKDAPTPAEDPDWSPEDVRHTVVRWLPSTVENSVGPHVHDPRTGEILNGSVRMFHNILNLQRSWYFTQVAPLDPRAQRLPFPDSLMGRLLQFVVAHEVGHTLGFQHNMKASSEYPADSVRSATWVAKMGHSPSIMDHARFNYVAQPEDRIAVSDLIPNVGTYDRFAVMWGYKPISGARTPEAERPTLDMWARQQDTIPWLRFSTSGSKGADAGEATEAVGDADAVRSTTLGLRNIKRIMPMLIPATIKPAESNEDLTELYTRLIAQWQREMGHVVNVVGGSWSQEKYGSQAGPRFTPFPRQRQREALRFLNENVFRTPEFFLDPLVLRRIEPEGALARIRTAQNAVLTALLNNSRMTRLIEYNALAPNRSDTYSLREMAGDLRDGIWSELSSPSVRIDAFRRNLQYAYLEQLGAKINGPFQSAPPGASPQQVAVFAPPPDEARGLLRSELISLDAQLRNAIPRAGDPDTRIHMVNARHRIDVILNPNK from the coding sequence ATGATGAAATCCATTGTTCTGGCAGCCTCTCTTGGAACGTTTACCGGCTCATGCATGATACCGGGGCCGCAGACCGCTCCGGCCCCTGCAAGAGGAGCGCGTGCAGGAGTCGTGATCGTCGGCGACAGCGCGAGGCCAAATCCGAACGATCCGCGGCCCTACCAGCGCGTGATTACCAGAGACGCAAAAACACGCGTCGGGATGTTCAAGACGCACATCATCGGCGACCGCCTCTACTTCGAGATTCCGAGGAAGGAATTGAACCGCGACATGCTGATGGTCGGGCGGTTCGAGAGAGCTGCCGTGACTCCCGGAGATTTCGAGGGATACGGCGGGGACCAGTTCACGGAGCGCGTTCTCAGATGGGAGCGCTCGGGAAATCGTGTAATTCTGCGCAGTCCGTCGTTCGCGATCACCGCCGACTCCACCCTTCCCGTAGCCTCGGCGGTGATGGCGTCGAACAATCCGGCAGTTGTCGCGATCTTCCCGGTCGAGACTTACGGGCCCGACAGCGCGGCGGTGATCGACGTGACGCGCCTGTATACGACGAACGTGCCCGAGTTTGCGTCGTCGCGCGGATTCATAGATGAGCGCAGATCATTCATCGAGAAGGCGGTTGCTTTCCCCGAGAACGTCGAGGTCGAAGCGACCCAGACGGCTACTCCTCCACCGACTGTGGGGCCGGGGCCTCAGACGACGCCAAGAGGGCCGATTCCTGCGCAGAGCGTTGTCGCGCACTGGAGCATGGTGCACCTGCCGGACCGTCCGATGATGCCACGCTATTACGACGACCGCATCGGATATTTCTCAGCACAGCAGATCGACTTCGGCTCGGAGCAGCACCGCTCAGTGCAGCGACGTTACATCACGCGCTACCGCCTGGAGAAGAAGGATCCGACGGCTGCGCTGTCGGAGCCCGTTAAGCCTATCGTGTATTACATCGATCCCGCCACGCCGAAGAAATGGATTCGCTACGTAAAAGCGGGAATCGAGGAATGGCAGCCAGCGTTCGAAGCAGCTGGGTTCAAGAACGGCATCATCGCGAAGGACGCGCCCACGCCGGCAGAAGATCCGGACTGGTCACCGGAAGACGTAAGACACACAGTCGTGCGCTGGCTGCCGTCGACGGTGGAGAACTCCGTCGGCCCGCACGTGCACGACCCGCGGACAGGTGAGATCCTCAATGGCTCGGTGAGGATGTTCCACAACATCCTGAATCTGCAGCGCTCGTGGTACTTCACGCAGGTGGCCCCGCTCGATCCGCGCGCGCAGCGGCTGCCGTTCCCCGATTCATTGATGGGACGTCTGCTCCAGTTTGTCGTTGCGCACGAAGTCGGGCACACGCTCGGATTTCAGCACAACATGAAGGCGAGCTCCGAGTATCCGGCCGACAGCGTGCGGAGTGCGACATGGGTCGCGAAGATGGGACATTCGCCCTCCATCATGGACCACGCTCGATTCAACTACGTCGCGCAGCCCGAAGACAGGATCGCGGTGAGCGATCTCATACCCAACGTCGGTACGTACGACCGCTTTGCCGTGATGTGGGGATACAAGCCCATTTCTGGCGCGCGTACGCCGGAAGCGGAGCGGCCGACTCTCGACATGTGGGCCCGTCAGCAGGACACGATACCATGGCTCCGGTTCTCGACTTCCGGAAGCAAGGGCGCCGACGCCGGTGAAGCGACTGAAGCAGTCGGCGACGCCGATGCCGTGAGGTCCACAACGCTGGGACTCAGGAACATCAAGCGTATCATGCCGATGCTAATCCCGGCGACGATAAAACCCGCAGAGAGCAACGAGGATCTGACCGAGCTGTACACTCGGCTCATCGCACAGTGGCAGCGCGAGATGGGGCATGTCGTCAACGTCGTCGGCGGATCGTGGTCGCAGGAGAAATACGGGAGCCAGGCAGGCCCGCGCTTCACACCGTTCCCCCGCCAGCGTCAGCGCGAAGCGTTGCGGTTCCTCAACGAGAACGTGTTTCGCACGCCGGAGTTCTTCCTCGATCCCCTCGTCCTCAGAAGGATCGAGCCGGAGGGCGCGCTGGCGCGGATTCGAACCGCGCAAAATGCCGTGCTGACAGCGCTGCTCAACAACAGCAGGATGACGCGACTCATCGAGTACAACGCGCTCGCCCCGAACAGGAGCGATACGTATTCGCTCCGCGAAATGGCCGGTGATCTGCGAGACGGCATCTGGTCGGAGCTCTCTTCGCCGAGCGTTCGGATCGACGCTTTCCGTCGCAACCTTCAGTACGCGTATCTCGAGCAGCTTGGCGCGAAGATCAACGGGCCCTTCCAGAGCGCTCCGCCTGGGGCGTCGCCACAGCAGGTTGCCGTTTTTGCCCCTCCGCCGGACGAGGCGCGCGGCCTGTTGCGAAGCGAGCTCATTTCACTCGACGCTCAGCTGAGAAATGCTATTCCGAGAGCCGGGGATCCGGACACGAGGATCCACATGGTGAATGCACGTCACCGAATCGATGTGATCCTCAATCCGAACAAATAA
- a CDS encoding DUF4142 domain-containing protein, producing the protein MRSKRARLALVLGTALVMSACAKKDDAAVDTGVIADTTASTMADTGMATAPALSDANIVYILDGANHLDSLAGSVAATKGTASDVRDYGRMMMRDHHILRQSGDSLAKKLGVTPEAPAGDTHAADVQKTMSMLNSAAKGKDFDKAYIDNEVVYHQALLQTATTAMGAAQNAELKNLIQKAAPLVQAHLDGAKAIQAKIQ; encoded by the coding sequence ATGCGCTCAAAGCGCGCCAGACTCGCGCTGGTGCTGGGGACGGCACTCGTCATGTCCGCATGCGCAAAGAAAGACGATGCTGCAGTGGACACGGGGGTAATCGCTGACACGACGGCGAGCACGATGGCTGATACCGGCATGGCAACCGCGCCGGCGCTCAGCGATGCGAACATCGTATACATCCTCGACGGCGCAAATCATCTGGACAGCCTGGCCGGATCAGTCGCGGCGACAAAGGGAACCGCCTCGGACGTGCGTGACTACGGAAGGATGATGATGCGAGACCATCATATACTTCGCCAATCGGGCGACAGCCTCGCCAAGAAGCTCGGCGTAACCCCTGAAGCACCGGCGGGTGATACGCATGCGGCGGATGTGCAGAAGACGATGTCGATGCTCAACAGCGCGGCCAAGGGTAAGGATTTCGACAAGGCCTACATCGACAACGAAGTGGTTTACCACCAGGCGCTGTTGCAGACGGCGACCACGGCGATGGGTGCCGCGCAGAACGCCGAGCTGAAGAATCTGATTCAGAAAGCGGCACCGCTCGTTCAGGCGCACCTCGACGGAGCGAAGGCGATCCAGGCGAAGATACAATAG
- a CDS encoding cytochrome P450 produces the protein MPLIKSDPIPIRVPRFGPSKRSGNGTAFPAGPSSRYPFQFLVEIARNPLAMMIAMNQGYGDIAHYKIGPQHLYLFNHPDLIRDVLVTSQKNFHKSRGLERARRLLGNGLLTSEDEFHLRQRRLAQPAFHRQRIAAYATTMSDYAERTRSRWTDGQTADMHTEMMRLTLGIVAKTLFDADVDDEAGEIAHAMTTAFESFNYAMLPFTEYLEKLPIPAVRRFNAARDRLDRTIYRMIRERRSTGDDRGDLLSMLLLAQDTEGDGTGMSDRQLRDEALTIFLAGHETTANALTWTWYLLSQHSDAEARLHEEIDSAIAGRLPTFDDLPRLPYARMVLAESMRLYPPAWAIGRRAINTYEANGYTVPRGSVILMSQYIMHRDARFFPDPERFDPERWTPEAQAARPKFSYFPFGGGARGCIGEQFAWMEGILLLATLAQQWRMRLVPEQVIDLQPLITLRPKYGMRMTLTQRH, from the coding sequence ATGCCTCTGATCAAATCTGATCCGATCCCTATCCGCGTCCCTCGATTCGGTCCCTCGAAGCGCTCGGGCAACGGCACCGCTTTCCCTGCCGGTCCGTCATCGCGATACCCATTTCAGTTCCTCGTCGAGATTGCCCGGAATCCTTTGGCAATGATGATCGCCATGAACCAGGGCTACGGTGACATCGCGCACTACAAGATCGGCCCGCAGCACCTTTACCTGTTCAATCACCCGGACCTGATCCGGGACGTGCTGGTCACCAGCCAGAAGAACTTCCACAAGAGCCGCGGGCTCGAGCGCGCGAGACGATTGCTTGGAAACGGCCTGCTCACGAGCGAGGACGAGTTTCATCTGCGCCAGCGCCGGCTTGCTCAGCCGGCGTTTCATCGCCAGCGAATTGCTGCATACGCGACGACGATGTCCGACTATGCGGAGCGGACACGCTCGCGCTGGACCGACGGGCAGACTGCTGACATGCACACCGAGATGATGCGCCTCACGCTCGGCATTGTCGCCAAGACTCTGTTCGACGCCGACGTAGATGACGAGGCCGGCGAGATCGCGCATGCGATGACCACCGCGTTCGAGTCGTTCAACTACGCGATGCTGCCGTTTACCGAGTACCTCGAGAAGCTGCCGATTCCCGCGGTGAGGAGATTCAACGCCGCGCGCGACCGTCTCGATCGGACGATCTACCGAATGATTCGTGAGCGCCGCTCGACAGGCGACGATCGCGGTGATCTTCTCTCGATGCTGCTCCTCGCGCAGGACACCGAGGGCGACGGCACTGGCATGAGCGACCGGCAGCTCCGCGACGAGGCGCTGACGATTTTTCTCGCCGGGCACGAGACCACTGCCAATGCTCTCACGTGGACATGGTACTTGCTGTCGCAGCATTCCGACGCGGAGGCCAGGCTTCACGAGGAGATCGACTCGGCGATCGCCGGCCGTCTTCCGACGTTCGACGATCTGCCCCGACTGCCCTACGCGCGGATGGTTCTCGCGGAGTCGATGCGACTCTATCCGCCAGCGTGGGCAATCGGCCGGCGCGCGATCAATACGTACGAAGCCAACGGCTACACCGTGCCCCGCGGATCGGTAATTCTGATGAGCCAGTACATCATGCATCGTGATGCGCGCTTTTTTCCGGATCCGGAGCGATTTGACCCCGAACGGTGGACCCCGGAGGCACAAGCGGCGCGACCGAAGTTCTCGTACTTCCCGTTTGGCGGCGGTGCGCGTGGCTGCATCGGCGAGCAGTTCGCGTGGATGGAGGGCATCCTTCTACTGGCAACGCTCGCTCAGCAGTGGCGAATGCGTCTCGTTCCGGAGCAGGTGATCGATCTTCAACCCCTGATCACACTGCGCCCGAAGTATGGAATGAGGATGACCCTGACACAGCGCCACTGA